TTGTTTTGATTTTGCCGTTTTCATTTGTTCAATCACTGCCATACGCCACTCCTAGTAGCTATTTCTACTTTTGTTCGAAAGACCTTTATCTTTTTTATACATTGTAGCATAATTGATTATTCTAGTACAAGTCTTTTAATGGCTATCGTGTCAATACAGTGATATAATCACTGTCTGCCTGCGATATCCTGTAATGAACAAAACCATCACCAAACTTATAAATACCGGGAAAGAATACCAATTTTTGTTCTTCTTTAGTATTTTTTGTATGTTCTTTAGCGGTTTTGCTGGCATATTACCATCTTGGTTTGTCAAAGTTTCTATTGATGGGCTTGCAGCTCTCAAACAAGGGCAAGAGAGCCTTAATATTTTACCGAAACAATTGTTGCAATTCATACCGACAGATATCGTTAATAGTGGCTATTTTAATCTGGACCCTCATAAGATACAGCTGATCTTGCCTTTGACTATCATTGTAGTTTTTGCGATTGATGCCGTATTTAAGTTTTTGTTTCAATACAACTCACGTAAACTTGGATTATTAATTGTCAAAAAAATTAGAGAACAGATTCACCAACATATAAGTAAGTTGTCTTTGATGAGACAAAAGAAATATGATTCAGGTTCTATTGTTTCAGTTATAAGTAGCGACCTCAATAGTATGCAGTCTTGGCTGGCTGAGAGTCTTATGAATATTTTTAATGAAAGTATCAAGGCTACATTTCTACTTGCTTGGCTTTTGGTGCTTGATGTCAAGTTGACTTTGATTTCTATGGTGGTGATTCCGATGTTTGCTTTCCCTGTTTTGAAAGTAGGTAAGGATATTAGAAATTATGCAAGACAGGGGCAAGACTATATTGGTAAATTAACTAGTTTTGTTGCTGAGACTTTGCGTAATCAAACCGTGATCAAATCCTTTAATCTAGAGCTCTGGCGTGATAATAAGTTTGAAACTGAGTCTAGTAATTTATATAAACTCAACAAGCGTTGGATCTTTTTTATGTCCCTTGTTTCACCCATGACTAACTTAATTGGTTCAATTGGGATAGCTTTGATTTTGTTTCTTGGTCTAAGTGCCGTTCAGTCAGGTAGTTTGAGTATTGGTGAATTCTCTTCGTTCTTTGTTAGTTCAATTTTGCTTTATGATCCTGTCAAAAGACTTGGTAGGGTTTCGACTATCGCACAATCAGCTCTGGGAGTGGCTGATAGAGTCTATGAGTTTTTGGATGAGCCAGTACAAGTAATAGTATCAACTAACCAAGAAGTATTAGTTGAGCCAGTACTTGGTAGCTTGGAATTTAAAGATGTAAGTTTTAGTTATGACGGTAAAGAATTATTCAAAGATCTCAATTTGAAAATTCCAGAATGTAGCAGTGTTGCTCTTGTTGGACCTAGTGGTGGAGGTAAGTCTAGCTTGGTGAGCTTAATTCCTCGGTTCTTTGAAGTGGACTCAGGTAAGATACTTTTGGATGGTGTTAATACAGCAAGGCTGGCATTAGATGATTTGCGTAATCAAATAGCGATTGTTAATCAGGAGCCACTGTTGTTTTCTGGGACTAT
Above is a window of Cyanobacteriota bacterium DNA encoding:
- a CDS encoding ABC transporter ATP-binding protein codes for the protein MNKTITKLINTGKEYQFLFFFSIFCMFFSGFAGILPSWFVKVSIDGLAALKQGQESLNILPKQLLQFIPTDIVNSGYFNLDPHKIQLILPLTIIVVFAIDAVFKFLFQYNSRKLGLLIVKKIREQIHQHISKLSLMRQKKYDSGSIVSVISSDLNSMQSWLAESLMNIFNESIKATFLLAWLLVLDVKLTLISMVVIPMFAFPVLKVGKDIRNYARQGQDYIGKLTSFVAETLRNQTVIKSFNLELWRDNKFETESSNLYKLNKRWIFFMSLVSPMTNLIGSIGIALILFLGLSAVQSGSLSIGEFSSFFVSSILLYDPVKRLGRVSTIAQSALGVADRVYEFLDEPVQVIVSTNQEVLVEPVLGSLEFKDVSFSYDGKELFKDLNLKIPECSSVALVGPSGGGKSSLVSLIPRFFEVDSGKILLDGVNTARLALDDLRNQIAIVNQEPLLFSGTIRENIMLGRLNASEEELMMAAKESFVLEFAQTKGLDAEIGEMGNNLSIGQKQRLSIARAFISKAPIVILDEPTSALDNDSQEFIYQAITKMMQTKTVIIIAHRLSTVKHCDRIVYIENGKIVESGSHDELVRKDQAYAALLN